One segment of Olsenella uli DSM 7084 DNA contains the following:
- the rpmC gene encoding 50S ribosomal protein L29: protein MKYKDIRELSDEELAQKLEDGRAELFNLRFQMATSQLDNTARVTLVKRDIARVQTEMRARQIAADKAAAEK, encoded by the coding sequence ATGAAGTACAAGGACATCCGCGAGCTCTCCGATGAGGAGCTCGCCCAGAAGCTCGAGGACGGCCGCGCGGAGCTCTTCAACCTCCGCTTCCAGATGGCGACCAGCCAGCTGGACAACACCGCCCGCGTCACGCTCGTCAAGCGCGACATCGCCCGCGTCCAGACCGAGATGCGTGCGCGCCAGATCGCAGCGGACAAGGCCGCTGCGGAGAAGTAG
- the rplE gene encoding 50S ribosomal protein L5 — protein MAESYVPRLKTAYVSTVRDELQKQFQYKNVNMIPKIEKIVVNMGVGEAATDSKAIDGAVSDLRAITGQQPMVTRARKSIATFHLRAGMPIGAKVTLRGDRMYEFLDRLIAIAIPRIRDFRGISTKSFDGHGNFSMGVTEQLIFPEIDYDKIDRTRGMDITIVTTAPTDEEGKALLDAFHFPFKRD, from the coding sequence ATGGCAGAGAGCTACGTGCCGCGCCTGAAGACGGCCTACGTCTCCACGGTCCGTGACGAGCTGCAGAAGCAGTTCCAGTACAAGAACGTCAACATGATTCCGAAGATCGAGAAGATCGTGGTGAACATGGGCGTCGGCGAGGCCGCCACCGATTCCAAGGCCATCGACGGTGCCGTGTCCGACCTGCGCGCCATTACTGGCCAGCAGCCCATGGTCACCCGTGCCCGCAAGTCCATCGCCACCTTCCACCTGCGTGCCGGCATGCCCATCGGCGCCAAGGTCACCCTCCGCGGCGACCGCATGTACGAGTTCCTCGATCGCCTGATCGCCATTGCCATCCCGCGCATCCGCGACTTCCGCGGCATCTCCACCAAGAGCTTCGACGGCCACGGCAACTTCTCCATGGGCGTCACCGAGCAGCTGATCTTCCCCGAGATCGACTACGACAAGATCGACCGCACCCGTGGCATGGACATCACCATCGTGACCACCGCCCCGACGGACGAGGAGGGCAAGGCGCTTCTCGATGCCTTCCACTTCCCGTTCAAGAGGGACTAG
- the rpsC gene encoding 30S ribosomal protein S3, with protein sequence MGQKVQPTGFRLGITEEWRSRWYADKKDYAKSLGNDLEIRRFLEKRLASAALSRVDIERAGDKVKVVIYTARPGIVIGKKGAEIDALRADLQKLAGVDKGNINVDVIEVKRPELDAQLVARSIAEQLEGRIAFRRAVRKAIQSARKAGAKGIRIQCSGRLNGAEMGRREWSREGRVPLHTLRARIGFGTATARTTMGACGVKVWIYLGEKLPGQPAPNPALEGSSRPRRRNERRGR encoded by the coding sequence ATGGGTCAGAAGGTTCAGCCTACCGGCTTCCGTCTCGGCATCACCGAGGAGTGGCGTTCCCGTTGGTACGCCGATAAGAAGGACTACGCCAAGAGCCTTGGCAACGATCTCGAGATCCGCAGGTTCCTCGAGAAGCGTCTCGCCTCCGCCGCCCTCTCCCGCGTCGACATCGAGCGTGCCGGCGACAAGGTGAAGGTCGTCATCTACACCGCCCGCCCCGGCATCGTCATCGGCAAGAAGGGCGCCGAGATCGACGCCCTGCGTGCCGACCTCCAGAAGCTCGCCGGCGTCGACAAGGGCAACATCAACGTCGACGTCATCGAGGTCAAGCGCCCCGAGCTCGACGCCCAGCTGGTCGCCCGGTCCATCGCGGAGCAGCTCGAGGGCCGCATCGCCTTCCGCCGCGCCGTCCGCAAGGCCATCCAGTCCGCCCGCAAGGCCGGCGCCAAGGGCATCCGCATCCAGTGTTCCGGCCGCCTGAACGGCGCCGAGATGGGCCGCCGCGAGTGGTCGCGCGAGGGTCGCGTGCCCCTGCACACCCTGCGCGCCAGGATCGGCTTCGGCACCGCCACCGCCCGCACCACCATGGGTGCCTGCGGCGTCAAGGTCTGGATCTACCTCGGCGAGAAGCTGCCGGGCCAGCCTGCGCCCAACCCGGCGCTCGAGGGCTCCAGCCGTCCCCGCCGTCGTAACGAGAGGAGGGGCCGCTAA
- the rpsQ gene encoding 30S ribosomal protein S17 → MADTESRNARKVRTGEVISLSGDKSVTVQVTYRKHHPKYGKMMTIHKKLHCHDERNECGLGDTVRVVETRPLSKTKRWRVAEIVERAK, encoded by the coding sequence ATGGCAGATACCGAAAGCAGGAACGCGCGTAAGGTCCGCACCGGCGAGGTCATCTCCCTCTCCGGCGACAAGTCCGTTACGGTCCAGGTCACCTATCGCAAGCACCACCCCAAGTACGGCAAGATGATGACCATCCACAAGAAGCTCCATTGCCATGACGAGAGGAACGAGTGTGGCCTGGGCGACACCGTTCGCGTCGTGGAGACCCGCCCCCTCTCCAAGACCAAGCGCTGGCGTGTCGCGGAGATCGTGGAGCGCGCCAAGTAA
- the rplP gene encoding 50S ribosomal protein L16 — translation MLAPKRVLHRKVQRGSMKGHAKGNTELHFGSYGLQALEAHWITNRQIEAARIAMTRYMKRGGKVWITIFPDKPVSKKPAETRMGKGKGNPEEWVAVVKPGRIMFEIDGVEDAIAREALRLAQHKMPIRTKVVTRAESDVEE, via the coding sequence ATGCTGGCACCCAAGCGCGTCCTTCACCGCAAGGTTCAGCGTGGCTCCATGAAGGGCCATGCCAAGGGCAACACCGAGCTGCACTTCGGCAGCTACGGCCTGCAGGCCCTCGAGGCCCACTGGATCACCAACCGCCAGATCGAGGCCGCCCGTATCGCCATGACCCGCTACATGAAGCGCGGCGGCAAGGTGTGGATCACCATCTTCCCGGACAAGCCCGTCTCCAAGAAGCCCGCTGAGACCCGCATGGGCAAGGGCAAGGGCAACCCCGAGGAGTGGGTGGCCGTCGTGAAGCCCGGTCGCATCATGTTCGAGATCGACGGCGTCGAGGACGCCATCGCCAGGGAGGCCCTGCGCCTCGCCCAGCACAAGATGCCGATCAGGACCAAGGTCGTTACCCGCGCCGAGTCGGACGTGGAGGAGTAG
- the rplX gene encoding 50S ribosomal protein L24, translating into MPKMNIRKGDRVQVLSGKDKGKRGEVLRAMPAKGKVVVEGVAMVKKAQRPTQANQQGGIIEREAAIDVSNVALIDPETDRPTRVGYRFDENGKKVRYSKKSGAEL; encoded by the coding sequence ATGCCTAAGATGAACATCAGGAAGGGCGACAGGGTCCAGGTCCTCTCCGGCAAGGACAAGGGGAAGCGCGGCGAGGTCCTGCGTGCCATGCCGGCCAAGGGCAAGGTCGTCGTCGAGGGCGTCGCCATGGTCAAGAAGGCCCAGCGTCCGACCCAGGCCAACCAGCAGGGCGGCATCATCGAGAGGGAGGCCGCCATCGACGTCTCCAACGTCGCGCTGATCGACCCCGAGACCGACAGGCCCACGCGCGTCGGCTACCGCTTCGACGAGAACGGCAAGAAGGTCCGCTACTCCAAGAAGTCCGGAGCCGAACTCTAG
- a CDS encoding InlB B-repeat-containing protein: MKNSHRLRHRMATLGLTALLALSMTPTSGIAYALGMGEGDAPTAAETTPDPAAGAGTSSQGTDGQGADGQTPGAVADERDSTSNVATPAEKGTASGNEAEAAAPSGDAVTMLRAPQAPVSLTELWVDGTNGDDANDGSASSALKTLAKALELQAADPSVTTIHIKGDLALSATATIPSGVTLSIAADGAKISGSGNSIDGIVLASGATLTGEGTLTMTGFKTALTAQPGSTITDGTYVFKNNAGASGSRGLSLAGTVKGSSGKDKLTITADDKSNTNFYESGITFENCTVNVNSQARTWFDARDLNLKNASLTVKGFGQTFYVNKLNMEGSDLTINPSFYGQTGMTIQGSSTIANSHITANAGSTAGISVGAAGGTINVTDSTLEFTNGGTGGLNVNTGDVILTNSTIKGDGNNSGALFGAQTNGSIEFKEDCLVETPAASNADNGAGQTMKNFVVTGGSYLVKYAPSYNSSMGSTIPVNGAANGDEKLSLFTLADPSTTALSPLNKNGQTYDYSVAKASSDGEKHVWVPAAKVTFKLNADDATQPVSGSFVDGSTADQTALAMRGYALAAAKSVAGGSVAVPGDPFAPGYKFLGWFYKDAAGTEQPFSADDAVSSDMTVYAKWESDASSYAVKYHNGADTDVTYLATSSDPSRTIKVLSGDEVAAAAPAFALEGKTFKGWTTQPDGAGDEVAAGSMLSVPAGTNVVDLYAKWEDQLVTVKFSANGGTFSADSVFKKNPAVFDIETDANGGEVAVVKRQPKVSDKTTLDALLRSLGDGSISSSTKGIASPTDTDTDAAYTGIATYKYHVLGNKHIQETQWFWTVDRYYYWFNDAAGSSHAKIDGTAKLTQDVTYYLKWDSDPAIEHVEGDTTIPSDMWSGSQDKTTSIKEVSTGETFSMTGAVDASGIVSQMDALEASIAGGLDDLTKITLSDTSSTFKATITLPDGVVVPPNPTVTATGLGDCFEVKSTEVNGQNVTVTFGLKGNYDNYKQLKDAVVSTGKDDAPTAALPKPITVTVDGLTLDADNVTNGQELTATGVVEGTFSSFAENTVTAKVKKFDYGWTGSQIQASKDPRGTGIQQTILVVKPAAQTLPADILVGGDTEHDSVYPVLPGQTVNFTGAIEASVVKAQMRGIESQFPNTTDYAGIKLSDMSSSFTATFTIPDSMTLPENLNKDSIRTDGFSDTFTVSDVSVSGRTVTVKMTLKDGIETYKDLQEAVIDNLGDTMGITIPGVKVNDDFPAGDTATVSGTVTGDFKAHATKTETGTTKVFSFTWEGVQKPEGMDATANSVDDGILFTVQAVTPVASKLPADMLVGTNTEHDAVIESAQGSTFDLTGAILAASIQEQMNRIEAAYPGANHDTIALDAIKFSFEATFTVPEGMTLPSDLDASKVKATDFGDGFKVSDVRVSGRTVTVKFVLSDPASIATYSDLERVVDAAGATDGWMRLTVPGIKIDKDAEVGKNLTIVGTVKGSFGATADSQSGTHKVFSFTWEGTQWPDGKDAVATDDETIQLTVKVAKGDESVTPQTPGNGGTKPTVTKTIKSGRKGLPQTSDNTLSPVVPVVVAVCGVAAIAIAVYVRRKRK; encoded by the coding sequence ATGAAAAACTCGCATAGGCTACGGCATCGGATGGCCACGCTGGGCCTGACCGCCCTGCTGGCCCTTTCGATGACCCCTACCAGCGGCATCGCGTATGCGCTGGGCATGGGGGAGGGCGACGCGCCCACAGCGGCCGAAACCACGCCCGATCCGGCGGCAGGTGCAGGCACCAGCTCGCAGGGTACCGACGGGCAGGGTGCCGACGGGCAGACCCCTGGTGCCGTCGCAGACGAGAGGGACTCTACGTCCAATGTCGCGACCCCCGCGGAGAAGGGCACCGCCTCGGGCAACGAGGCCGAGGCTGCCGCGCCGAGCGGCGACGCCGTGACCATGCTCCGGGCACCCCAGGCCCCCGTTTCGCTGACCGAGCTCTGGGTCGACGGCACGAACGGCGACGACGCCAACGACGGCTCCGCCTCCTCGGCGCTCAAGACGCTCGCCAAGGCGCTCGAGCTCCAGGCGGCCGACCCCTCCGTCACCACGATCCACATCAAGGGCGACCTCGCGCTCTCCGCGACGGCCACCATCCCCTCGGGCGTGACGCTTTCCATCGCGGCCGACGGCGCGAAGATCAGCGGCAGCGGCAACAGCATCGACGGCATCGTGCTTGCGAGCGGCGCCACCCTCACGGGCGAGGGCACCCTCACGATGACCGGGTTCAAGACGGCCCTCACCGCGCAGCCCGGCTCCACCATCACCGACGGCACCTACGTCTTCAAGAACAACGCGGGCGCAAGCGGTTCGCGCGGCCTGTCCCTCGCCGGGACCGTCAAGGGCTCTTCAGGCAAGGACAAGCTCACCATCACGGCGGACGACAAGAGCAACACAAACTTCTACGAGTCCGGCATCACATTCGAGAACTGCACGGTCAACGTGAACTCCCAGGCCCGCACCTGGTTCGACGCGCGCGACCTCAACCTCAAGAACGCGTCGCTCACGGTGAAGGGCTTCGGTCAGACCTTCTACGTGAACAAGCTGAACATGGAGGGTTCCGACCTCACGATCAACCCGTCGTTCTACGGCCAGACGGGCATGACCATCCAAGGCTCCTCTACTATCGCGAACTCGCATATCACGGCGAACGCCGGTTCGACCGCGGGCATCTCGGTCGGCGCAGCAGGCGGGACGATCAACGTCACCGACTCCACGCTCGAGTTCACCAACGGCGGCACCGGCGGCCTGAACGTGAACACCGGCGACGTCATCCTCACCAACTCCACCATCAAGGGAGACGGCAACAACAGCGGCGCCCTCTTCGGGGCGCAGACCAACGGGTCGATCGAATTCAAGGAAGACTGCCTCGTCGAGACCCCTGCGGCAAGCAATGCCGACAACGGCGCCGGCCAGACGATGAAGAACTTCGTCGTGACGGGCGGCTCGTACCTCGTCAAGTACGCGCCGAGCTACAACAGCAGCATGGGCAGCACCATTCCCGTGAACGGCGCCGCCAACGGCGACGAGAAGCTCTCCCTGTTCACGCTTGCCGATCCGTCCACCACCGCGCTCAGCCCCCTGAACAAGAACGGCCAGACCTACGATTATTCCGTCGCCAAGGCGTCGAGCGATGGCGAGAAGCATGTCTGGGTTCCCGCTGCCAAGGTGACGTTCAAGCTCAACGCCGACGACGCGACGCAGCCGGTCTCGGGTTCCTTCGTGGATGGTTCCACCGCCGATCAAACGGCGCTTGCCATGCGCGGCTACGCTCTCGCGGCTGCAAAGTCCGTTGCGGGCGGTTCCGTCGCGGTTCCGGGCGACCCGTTCGCTCCGGGCTACAAGTTCCTCGGCTGGTTCTATAAGGACGCGGCAGGTACCGAGCAGCCGTTCTCTGCGGACGATGCGGTTTCCTCCGATATGACGGTGTATGCGAAGTGGGAAAGCGATGCATCGTCCTATGCCGTCAAGTACCATAACGGCGCAGACACCGACGTGACGTACCTTGCAACGTCGAGCGATCCTTCCCGCACCATCAAGGTGCTTTCGGGCGACGAGGTCGCAGCGGCGGCCCCTGCATTCGCCCTCGAGGGCAAGACCTTCAAGGGCTGGACCACCCAGCCTGACGGCGCGGGCGATGAAGTCGCTGCGGGCAGCATGCTTTCCGTGCCTGCCGGCACGAACGTCGTCGACCTGTATGCCAAATGGGAAGACCAGCTCGTGACCGTCAAGTTCTCCGCGAACGGCGGCACCTTCTCTGCGGATAGCGTGTTCAAGAAGAACCCTGCCGTGTTCGACATCGAAACCGACGCGAACGGCGGCGAGGTCGCCGTCGTCAAGAGGCAGCCCAAGGTCTCCGACAAGACGACCCTCGATGCGCTGCTCAGGTCTCTGGGCGATGGCTCCATCTCTTCGTCGACCAAGGGCATCGCAAGCCCGACCGACACCGATACCGACGCTGCATACACGGGTATTGCGACCTACAAGTACCACGTGCTCGGAAACAAGCACATCCAGGAAACGCAGTGGTTCTGGACCGTCGACCGCTATTACTACTGGTTCAACGATGCCGCAGGCTCTTCCCATGCCAAGATCGACGGCACGGCCAAGCTGACGCAGGATGTGACCTACTACCTCAAGTGGGATAGCGATCCCGCGATCGAGCACGTCGAGGGTGACACCACGATTCCGAGCGACATGTGGAGCGGCTCCCAGGACAAGACCACGTCCATCAAGGAAGTCTCCACGGGTGAGACCTTCAGCATGACCGGTGCGGTCGACGCCTCCGGCATCGTCAGCCAGATGGACGCCCTCGAGGCCTCCATCGCGGGCGGCCTGGACGACCTCACCAAGATCACGCTCTCCGACACCTCGTCCACCTTCAAGGCGACCATCACGCTGCCCGACGGCGTCGTCGTGCCGCCCAACCCGACGGTCACGGCGACGGGCCTCGGGGACTGCTTCGAGGTGAAGAGCACGGAGGTCAACGGCCAGAACGTCACCGTGACCTTCGGCCTGAAGGGCAACTACGACAACTACAAGCAGCTCAAGGATGCCGTGGTGTCCACCGGCAAGGACGATGCGCCGACCGCCGCGCTGCCCAAGCCGATAACGGTCACCGTCGACGGCCTCACGCTTGATGCCGACAACGTGACCAACGGTCAGGAGCTCACGGCCACGGGCGTCGTGGAGGGCACGTTCTCCTCCTTTGCGGAGAACACCGTGACGGCCAAGGTCAAGAAGTTCGACTACGGCTGGACCGGCTCGCAGATCCAGGCGAGCAAGGATCCGCGCGGCACGGGGATCCAGCAGACGATCCTCGTGGTGAAGCCTGCCGCCCAGACGCTCCCTGCCGACATCCTGGTCGGGGGCGACACCGAGCACGACAGCGTGTACCCCGTCCTTCCGGGCCAGACGGTCAACTTCACGGGCGCCATCGAGGCGTCTGTGGTGAAGGCCCAGATGAGGGGCATCGAATCGCAGTTCCCCAACACGACGGACTACGCGGGCATCAAGCTCTCGGACATGTCCTCCTCCTTCACGGCCACGTTCACCATTCCCGATTCGATGACCCTTCCCGAGAACCTGAATAAGGATTCCATCAGGACGGACGGGTTCTCCGACACCTTCACCGTGTCCGACGTGTCCGTCAGCGGCAGGACCGTGACCGTCAAGATGACGCTCAAGGACGGCATCGAGACGTACAAGGACCTCCAGGAGGCCGTCATTGACAACCTTGGCGACACCATGGGGATCACCATCCCCGGCGTCAAGGTGAACGACGACTTCCCCGCGGGCGATACGGCTACCGTTTCCGGCACCGTGACCGGCGACTTCAAGGCCCACGCGACGAAGACCGAGACGGGCACCACGAAGGTCTTCTCCTTCACGTGGGAGGGCGTGCAGAAGCCCGAGGGCATGGACGCGACCGCCAACTCCGTCGACGACGGAATCCTGTTCACGGTCCAGGCCGTCACCCCCGTGGCTTCCAAGCTTCCGGCCGACATGCTGGTTGGCACCAACACGGAGCATGACGCCGTCATCGAGTCCGCCCAGGGCTCCACGTTCGATCTGACGGGCGCCATCCTCGCGGCATCCATACAAGAGCAGATGAACAGGATCGAGGCGGCCTATCCGGGTGCGAACCACGACACCATCGCCCTTGACGCCATCAAGTTCTCGTTCGAGGCCACCTTCACCGTCCCCGAGGGCATGACGCTCCCGTCCGACCTTGACGCGAGCAAGGTCAAGGCCACCGACTTCGGCGATGGCTTCAAGGTCAGCGACGTGAGGGTGAGCGGTCGGACCGTCACCGTCAAGTTCGTCCTGAGCGACCCTGCTTCCATCGCGACCTACTCCGACCTTGAGAGGGTCGTGGATGCGGCCGGTGCGACCGATGGCTGGATGAGGCTCACGGTGCCTGGCATCAAGATTGATAAGGATGCCGAGGTTGGCAAGAACCTTACTATCGTCGGTACGGTCAAGGGTTCGTTCGGCGCTACGGCAGACTCCCAATCCGGTACGCACAAGGTGTTCTCCTTCACGTGGGAGGGGACCCAGTGGCCCGACGGCAAGGATGCTGTGGCGACCGATGACGAGACGATCCAGCTGACCGTGAAGGTCGCCAAGGGCGACGAGTCGGTGACGCCTCAGACGCCCGGCAATGGCGGCACGAAGCCCACCGTCACGAAGACCATCAAGTCGGGCCGCAAGGGCCTGCCGCAGACCAGCGACAACACCCTCTCGCCGGTAGTGCCCGTGGTGGTTGCGGTGTGTGGCGTAGCCGCCATCGCCATCGCGGTTTACGTTCGTCGTAAGCGCAAATAG
- the rpsH gene encoding 30S ribosomal protein S8 yields MKVTDPIADMLTRIRNANSAGKAEVSMPSSKVLAEIARVFCEEGYIAAYEVEDTKPQKTLHVTLKYGAKRAKVIRGIRRISKCGLRIYSSAEDLPRVLGGLGTAVISTSRGMMCDRDARKLGIGGEVIAYIW; encoded by the coding sequence ATGAAGGTCACTGATCCCATCGCAGACATGCTGACGCGCATCCGCAACGCCAACTCCGCCGGCAAGGCCGAGGTCTCCATGCCCTCGAGCAAGGTCCTGGCCGAGATCGCGCGCGTCTTCTGCGAGGAGGGCTACATCGCGGCGTACGAGGTCGAGGACACCAAACCCCAGAAGACCCTCCACGTCACCCTCAAGTACGGTGCCAAGCGCGCCAAGGTCATCCGCGGCATCCGTCGCATCTCCAAGTGCGGCCTGCGCATCTACTCTTCCGCCGAGGACCTTCCCCGCGTCCTTGGTGGCCTCGGCACCGCCGTGATCTCCACCTCCAGGGGCATGATGTGCGACCGCGATGCTCGCAAGCTGGGCATCGGCGGCGAGGTCATCGCCTACATCTGGTAA
- the rplR gene encoding 50S ribosomal protein L18: MNKNKAKRAGLARRKRRVRAKVSGTAERPRLAVHRTNANIYAQLVDDTQANTLCAASTLSPEFRALGKVGSNKEAAEFVGKLIAERALAAGIAEVTFDRGGRIYHGRVQALADGARSAGLKF, translated from the coding sequence ATGAACAAGAACAAGGCTAAGCGCGCTGGTCTCGCACGCCGCAAGCGTCGCGTCCGCGCCAAGGTCTCCGGTACCGCCGAGCGTCCGCGTCTCGCCGTGCACCGCACCAACGCAAACATCTACGCCCAGCTCGTCGATGACACGCAGGCGAACACCCTCTGCGCGGCATCGACCCTGAGCCCCGAGTTCAGGGCCCTCGGCAAGGTCGGCTCCAACAAGGAGGCCGCCGAGTTCGTGGGCAAGCTCATCGCCGAGCGCGCGCTCGCCGCAGGCATCGCCGAGGTCACCTTCGACCGCGGCGGCCGCATCTATCATGGCCGCGTTCAGGCCCTGGCAGACGGTGCCCGCAGCGCGGGCCTGAAGTTCTAG
- the rplF gene encoding 50S ribosomal protein L6, whose product MSRIGKKPVQVPAGVTVAIDGANVKVKGSKGELERTFSELVTIKQEGEEVLVTRNDESTESNAQQGLARTLVHNMVVGVSEGFEKRLELTGVGYRAALKGKDLDLSLGYSHPVIFECPDQISFEVPDNTHIVVKGISKERVGQVAAEVRSKRPPEPYKGKGIHYEGEHIRRKLGKAAK is encoded by the coding sequence ATGTCTCGTATCGGTAAGAAGCCTGTCCAGGTTCCGGCTGGAGTCACCGTGGCCATCGACGGTGCCAACGTCAAGGTCAAGGGCAGCAAGGGCGAGCTGGAGCGCACCTTCTCCGAGCTCGTGACCATCAAGCAGGAGGGCGAGGAGGTCCTCGTCACCCGCAACGACGAGTCCACCGAGTCCAACGCCCAGCAGGGCCTGGCACGCACCCTCGTCCACAACATGGTCGTGGGCGTCTCCGAGGGCTTCGAGAAGAGGCTCGAGCTCACCGGTGTCGGCTACCGTGCCGCGCTCAAGGGCAAGGACCTCGACCTCTCCCTGGGCTACTCCCACCCCGTCATCTTCGAGTGCCCCGACCAGATCAGCTTCGAGGTTCCCGACAACACGCACATCGTGGTCAAGGGCATCTCCAAGGAGCGGGTCGGCCAGGTCGCCGCAGAGGTCCGCTCCAAGCGCCCGCCCGAGCCCTACAAGGGCAAGGGCATCCACTACGAGGGCGAGCACATCCGCAGGAAGCTCGGCAAGGCCGCCAAGTAG
- the rplO gene encoding 50S ribosomal protein L15 encodes MQLNDLRPAEGSRKNRKRIGRGNSSGHGTTAGRGTKGQLSRSGGGKGAGFEGGQQPLAMRLPKLPGFTNHNRVEYAPVNVSRLEILYADGETVDAETLKAKGVIKHDYIPVKVLGDGELTKKLTVKVDKVSASAKAKIEAVGGRIEEC; translated from the coding sequence ATGCAGCTCAATGATCTTCGCCCTGCGGAGGGTTCCAGGAAGAACCGCAAGCGCATCGGCCGCGGCAACTCCTCTGGCCACGGCACCACTGCTGGTCGCGGCACCAAGGGCCAGCTCTCCCGCTCCGGTGGCGGCAAGGGCGCCGGCTTCGAGGGCGGCCAGCAGCCGCTCGCGATGCGCCTGCCCAAGCTCCCCGGCTTCACCAACCACAACCGCGTCGAGTACGCGCCCGTGAACGTCTCCCGCCTCGAGATCCTCTACGCCGACGGCGAGACGGTCGACGCCGAGACCCTCAAGGCCAAGGGCGTCATCAAGCACGACTACATCCCCGTCAAGGTTCTGGGCGACGGCGAGCTCACCAAGAAGCTCACCGTCAAGGTCGACAAGGTCTCCGCCTCTGCCAAGGCAAAGATCGAGGCGGTCGGAGGAAGGATCGAGGAGTGCTAA
- a CDS encoding type Z 30S ribosomal protein S14 has translation MAKTSMIVKANREPKFSTRAQNRCQRCGRPHSVYRKFGLCRVCFRELASKGELPGVRKASW, from the coding sequence GTGGCTAAGACATCGATGATCGTCAAGGCGAACCGCGAGCCGAAGTTCTCGACGCGCGCCCAGAACCGTTGCCAGCGCTGCGGCCGTCCGCACAGCGTCTATCGCAAGTTCGGGCTGTGCCGCGTCTGCTTCCGCGAGCTGGCGAGCAAGGGCGAGCTTCCTGGCGTCCGCAAGGCAAGCTGGTAG
- the rpmD gene encoding 50S ribosomal protein L30 gives MADEKKLTVKLVRSAVASVKKDQTLTCRAMGLRRIGDTSVLPDNPSVRGMIFKVKHLVEVEEN, from the coding sequence ATGGCAGACGAGAAGAAGCTCACCGTCAAGCTCGTCCGCAGCGCCGTCGCTTCCGTCAAGAAGGACCAGACGCTGACCTGCCGTGCCATGGGCCTCCGCAGGATCGGTGACACCTCCGTGCTCCCCGACAACCCGAGCGTCCGTGGAATGATCTTCAAGGTCAAGCACCTTGTTGAGGTTGAAGAGAACTAG
- the rpsE gene encoding 30S ribosomal protein S5, producing the protein MPRDRKRQNDSDLQERVVYIHRVSKTVKGGRRMSLLALVVVGDGKGNVGIGTGKSAEVPLAIQKAVDDAKKNMFKVPVTEHGSIPHAVEGHFGAGRVLIKPAFEGTGVIAGGPVRPLFELAGINNVLSKSLGTDNALNIIKAAAEGLKSLSSPEDSAERRGLTVSEMFSGKEA; encoded by the coding sequence ATGCCACGTGATCGTAAGCGCCAGAATGACTCCGATCTTCAGGAGCGCGTAGTCTACATCCACCGTGTGTCCAAGACCGTCAAGGGCGGTCGCCGCATGTCCCTGCTCGCGCTCGTCGTCGTGGGCGACGGCAAGGGCAACGTGGGCATCGGCACCGGCAAGTCCGCCGAGGTGCCCCTGGCCATCCAGAAGGCAGTCGACGACGCCAAGAAGAACATGTTCAAGGTCCCCGTCACCGAGCATGGCTCCATCCCCCATGCCGTCGAGGGCCACTTCGGCGCGGGCCGCGTCCTGATCAAGCCTGCCTTCGAGGGTACCGGCGTCATCGCCGGCGGTCCCGTCCGCCCCCTCTTCGAGCTTGCGGGCATCAACAACGTCCTCTCGAAGTCCCTGGGCACGGATAACGCACTCAACATCATCAAGGCTGCAGCCGAGGGCCTCAAGTCCCTCTCGAGCCCCGAGGACTCCGCCGAGCGTCGTGGCCTCACCGTGTCCGAGATGTTCAGCGGGAAGGAGGCATAA
- the rplN gene encoding 50S ribosomal protein L14 — translation MIQMETMLNVADNSGAKRVKCIKVLGGSKRRYAGLADVVMCAVQEATPGGSVKKGDVVRCVIVRTAKETRRKDGSYIRFDQNACVLVNKDGEPKGTRIFGPVARELRDHKYMKIVSLAPETL, via the coding sequence ATGATTCAGATGGAGACCATGCTCAACGTCGCTGACAACAGCGGCGCCAAGCGTGTCAAGTGCATCAAGGTCTTGGGCGGCTCCAAGCGCCGTTACGCCGGCCTCGCCGACGTCGTCATGTGCGCCGTGCAGGAGGCGACGCCGGGCGGCTCCGTGAAGAAGGGCGACGTCGTCCGCTGCGTCATCGTCCGCACCGCCAAGGAGACCCGTCGCAAGGACGGCAGCTACATCCGCTTCGACCAGAACGCGTGCGTCCTGGTCAACAAGGACGGCGAGCCCAAGGGCACCCGCATCTTCGGGCCCGTCGCCCGCGAGCTGCGCGACCACAAGTACATGAAGATCGTCTCGCTCGCACCCGAGACACTGTAA